From a single Pseudoliparis swirei isolate HS2019 ecotype Mariana Trench chromosome 12, NWPU_hadal_v1, whole genome shotgun sequence genomic region:
- the nsl1 gene encoding kinetochore-associated protein NSL1 homolog isoform X1, producing MEAAAASGLQPGEDTSREDRVLVTAKKQVTEQINKYKDILRTALDGQRDVSLETKRVLLQELLANFEAAVQDNVLVAGLPWPEAPDAEAEDEALDLESLLDDAVVEAARRRRAYPNKIRPHVVHALRAERKLMVGSGPRGLRAQRRVTEERSTEIITYLINTTLSRFPGFVRAGGETSTGGPRRRAREPHERLVGSSSRDGEAGHPGHQVDQHAAETGRGAPRDPLHGAESRHAGRPPGGVRSRRPIGRAAAEEPAANRGSRGGGGGRGVLRGPPEENGGRGGVKKAE from the exons atggaggcggcggcggcgagcggcCTGCAGCCCGGCGAGGACACGAGCCGGGAGGACAGAGTCCTGGTGACGGCGAAGAAACAAGTGACGGAGCagatcaataaatataaagacaTTTTACGGACGGCGCTGGACGGACAGAGGGACGTTTCCTTGGAGACGAAGCGGGTTTTACTGCAGGAGCTGCTGGCG AACTTTGAGGCGGCGGTCCAGGACAACGTGCTGGTGGCCGGGCTGCCGTGGCCGGAGGCGCCGGACGCCGAAG CGGAGGACGAGGCGCTGGACCTGGAGAGCCTGCTGGACGACGCCGTGGTGGAGGCCGCCAGGAGGCGCCGCGCGTACCCCAACAAGATCCGGCCCCACGTGGTCCACGCCCTCAGAGCGGAGCGGAAGCTCATGGTGGGCTCCGGGCCCCGGGGCCTCCGGGCCCAGAGACGCGTCACAGAGGAGAGATCAACAGAGATAATAACTTATCTGATTAATACGACTTTGTCTCGTTTTCCAGGGTTTGTACGAGCCGGCGGTGAAACCTCGACAGGCGGTCCACGACGCCGGGCAAG aGAGCCTCATGAACGACTTGTCGGCAGCAGCTCCCGTGATGGTGAAGCAGGCCATCCAGGTCATCAAg TCGATCAACACGCTGCAGAAACAGGCCGAGGGGCTCCGCGAGATCCTCTCCATGGAGCCGAGTCGCGCCACGCTGGACGTCCACCGGGAGGTGTTCGGTCGCGACGGCCAATCGGACGAGCCGCCGCCGAGGAGCCAGCGGCCAATCGGGGGAGCCGTGGAGGAGGTGGCGGGCGCGGAGTGTTACGTGGCCCTCCGGAAGAAAACGGAGGGCGAGGCGGAGTGAAGAAGGCGGAGTGA
- the atf3 gene encoding cyclic AMP-dependent transcription factor ATF-3, with protein MMLQHPGPSLADISCSAMVPCLSPPGALTLDDFTHFTPLVKEELRLAIQSRRLSGGLSTDVSSDGASSGSERRSGGSGVRREVTPQDHERRKRRRERNKVAAAKCRNKKKEKTETLQQESEKLEGVNSDLKAQIEDLKQQKQQLVYMLNLHRPTCIVRAQSGQTPEDERNLFLQHVRESAASSCASSSLSTLSPLDGGLLTLDHIFCAGL; from the exons ATGATGCTGCAGCACCCGGGCCCCTCGCTGGCCGACATCAGCTGCTCCGCCATGGTGCCCTGCCTCTCGCCGCCCGGCGCCCTCACGCTGGACGACTTCACCCACTTCACGCCGCTCGTGAAGGAGGAGCTGCGACTGGCCATCCAGAGCCGGCGCCTGTCCGGCGGGCTCAGCACCGACGTGAGCTCCGACGGCGCCAGCTCCGGCTCGGAGCGCCGGTCCGGCGGGTCCGGAGTCCGGAGagag gtcACACCTCAGGACcacgagaggaggaagaggaggagggagaggaacaaAGTCGCCGCAGCCAAGTGCcgcaacaagaagaaggagaagacggAGACTCTGCAGCAG gagtcTGAGAAGCTGGAGGGTGTGAACAGCGACCTGAAGGCTCAGATCGAGGATCTgaagcagcagaagcagcagctggtctacatgctgaaCCTGCACCGGCCCACCTGCATCGTGCGGGCGCAGAGCGGCCAGACGCCGGAGGACGAGCGCAACCTCTTCCTGCAGCACGTCCGGGAGagcgccgcctcctcctgcgcctcctcgTCCCTCTCCACGCTGTCGCCCCTCGACGGAGGACTCCTGACCCTGGATCACATCTTCTGCGCCGGTCTGTGA
- the LOC130202204 gene encoding spermatogenesis-associated protein 45-like produces MPCAEQRALLEMNLRRETWCQVEVSPARAWERTERRHYRGHLRTGPVLRAALAAGGQRGAARSERPTGPERPERRHFEESYRSQLV; encoded by the exons ATGCCTTGCGCCGAGCAGCGGGCTCTCCTGGAGATGAACCTGCGGAGGGAGACGTGGTGccaggtggaggtgagcccCGCGCGGGCCTGGGAGCGGACCGAGAGGAGACACTACCGGGGCCACCTGCGCACCGGCCCGGTGCTCCGCGCCGCTCTGGCCGCCGGAGGGCAGCGCGGGGCGGCCCGCAGCGAGCGGCCGACCGGCCCCGAGCGGCCGGAGAGGAGGCACTTCGAGGAGAGCT ATCGATCGCAGCTCGTCTAG
- the nsl1 gene encoding kinetochore-associated protein NSL1 homolog isoform X3 — MEAAAASGLQPGEDTSREDRVLVTAKKQVTEQINKYKDILRTALDGQRDVSLETKRVLLQELLANFEAAVQDNVLVAGLPWPEAPDAEAEDEALDLESLLDDAVVEAARRRRAYPNKIRPHVVHALRAERKLMGLYEPAVKPRQAVHDAGQESLMNDLSAAAPVMVKQAIQVIKSINTLQKQAEGLREILSMEPSRATLDVHREVFGRDGQSDEPPPRSQRPIGGAVEEVAGAECYVALRKKTEGEAE, encoded by the exons atggaggcggcggcggcgagcggcCTGCAGCCCGGCGAGGACACGAGCCGGGAGGACAGAGTCCTGGTGACGGCGAAGAAACAAGTGACGGAGCagatcaataaatataaagacaTTTTACGGACGGCGCTGGACGGACAGAGGGACGTTTCCTTGGAGACGAAGCGGGTTTTACTGCAGGAGCTGCTGGCG AACTTTGAGGCGGCGGTCCAGGACAACGTGCTGGTGGCCGGGCTGCCGTGGCCGGAGGCGCCGGACGCCGAAG CGGAGGACGAGGCGCTGGACCTGGAGAGCCTGCTGGACGACGCCGTGGTGGAGGCCGCCAGGAGGCGCCGCGCGTACCCCAACAAGATCCGGCCCCACGTGGTCCACGCCCTCAGAGCGGAGCGGAAGCTCATG GGTTTGTACGAGCCGGCGGTGAAACCTCGACAGGCGGTCCACGACGCCGGGCAAG aGAGCCTCATGAACGACTTGTCGGCAGCAGCTCCCGTGATGGTGAAGCAGGCCATCCAGGTCATCAAg TCGATCAACACGCTGCAGAAACAGGCCGAGGGGCTCCGCGAGATCCTCTCCATGGAGCCGAGTCGCGCCACGCTGGACGTCCACCGGGAGGTGTTCGGTCGCGACGGCCAATCGGACGAGCCGCCGCCGAGGAGCCAGCGGCCAATCGGGGGAGCCGTGGAGGAGGTGGCGGGCGCGGAGTGTTACGTGGCCCTCCGGAAGAAAACGGAGGGCGAGGCGGAGTGA